The Pelobacter seleniigenes DSM 18267 genomic sequence TGAATTGGGGCAACGCCGTCGAGCTCGACAATATGGGGCACACCGCCCTTATCTATCGCAGTGCGGCCATAAACGCAGCAGCCGCGGCACTGCAGAATAAAGGAAACGCATGATCCAGGAGCTCAGCATTCAAACCCAACAGCGCTGCCAGTTCAAGGAGATCACCGCCGAGGTCAGAAAATTAATTAAGCAAACAGGAATCTCCGCCGGAATCGCAGTCCTGTTTGTTCCCCACACTACGGCAGCCATCACCATTAATGAAAATGCCGATCCGGATGTCCAGACCGACATGGTTTCCGGCTTTGACAAGCTGGTCCCGCTGCATGACAACTACCGCCATGCGGAAGGAAACAGCGCCGCCCATATCAAAAGCAGCCTGGTCGGGGTCAGCGAAACGCTGCTCATCGCGGCTGGCGAACCGGTTCTCGGCACCTGGCAGGGGATCTATTTCTGCGAATTCGACGGACCCCGGACCCGGAAACTCTACCTCACCATCATTGCAGGCTAAGCCGTTGATCCAGTTGCCCATTCCACAACCGCAACAGGTATCCCTGCAGCAACAGCGCGACTATGACCGGCCAGGGGTGCGCACCGCCATCGAAAAGCTGCTCGCTCCCCTTGGCGGCATGGATGCATTCGTCAAGCCAGGACAAAAAATCCTGCTTAAGCCGAATTTGCTGGCGGGCCGCAGTCCCGATAAAGCCGTCACCACTCACCCGGAGGTGGTCCGGGCGGTTATTGAGCTCTGCCTGGAGGCGGGAGCCGAGGTTGCCCTCGGTGATTCCCCGGGAATCGGCGGGCTGGAAACAGTGGCTCACAAAAGCGGGCTGCTTGAAGTCGTCAAAGAGACCGGCATCCAGCTGGCCAAATTCGAGAAGTCGGTACCGCTGGCCGCCACCGGCACGTTCCACAAACTGGAAGTCGCTCAAGACCTCCTCGATGCCGATGTCATTATCAACCTGCCCAAGCTCAAAACCCACCAGATGATGGGCCTGACCTGCGCTGTCAAAAACATGTTCGGCGCCGTGGTCGGCCTGCGCAAACCGCGCCTTCATCTGCAGGCGGGGACAGATAAAGCCTTTTTTGCCCTGATGCTGCTGGAACTCTGTGAACGGCTGGCACCGCAACTGACCATTGTCGATGCCGTGATCGGTATGGAAGGAGAAGGTCCTGGCAGCGGCGATCCGGTTGCTATCGGCGCCTTGCTGGCCGGAAGCAACCCGCAGGCCGTGGATACAGTGGCAACCGCACTGCTTGGAATGCAGCCCCACCAGGTCTGGACTCAACAGCAGGCGCTGCTGACCGGACGCCCCTATGCGTCGCTGGCTGAATTGGAAGTGCTGGGCTGCTCGCTGGAGAGCCTGCGCGTGAAGAACTTCCGGACGGCCAAGATGACAGACATCAATTTTGGGCTTAAGGGAGGACTCAAGCGCTACTTGAAGAACACTCTGAGTGCGCGCCCGGAGCCGGATCCATCCCGGTGCAAATTATGCAATGAATGCGTCAAGTTATGCCCGCCGCAAGCGATGCAGATCAGCAACCGGAAACTGCGCATCGATTACGGAAAGTGCATCCGCTGTTTCTGCTGTCAGGAGCTGTGTCCGCACGGTGCCCTGCATACCCGACAGGGATTATTGCTGAAACTGTACAGTTTTTTGAACGGCAACCGTCACCCCTAATCTGGCCACGCTCATAGCCGTCTTTCCTTGAACTCCAGCCGCTCGCCAACAGCCTAAAAAAAAGCCCATGCTTCCGCACAGGCGATGATTGAATTATGGCAAAATTCTTCCTGAATTTTGCCATGCACGTTCCGCAAAAGCGCGGTTTTGCTCCTCTTACAAAAACAAGGTCAAAACTCCTTGTTTTTGACTCGCCCTTCCTGGGCTCGGATAGGCTGTTTGCCAACAGCCTAAAAAAAAGCCCATGCTCACGCACAGGCTTTTTTTTCACTCATCTGGATAACGTGTATGGATCAGCGGACCTGAACGACTTCTTTTACTTCCGGAATCTGTTCCATCAGGTTACGCTCAATGCCCATTTTCAGGGTCATGGTGGACATGGGACAGGAACCGCAAGCGCCGGTCAGTTTGAGGCTGACAACGCCCTCTTCTGAGACGTCAACCAGCTCAACATCACCGCCATCTGCCTGCAGGGCAGGTCTGATCATATCCAAAACTTCAGCGACACGCTCTTTCATGAAATATTTCCTCCATCTAATAATTGAGTTTATTGGTTAAGTATAGACATATTTGCAATTCCCAGGCAAGCCCTGAAGTGATCACACTCCGGAGGCGATACTGATATTCTGAATTTTGCGGGAGCACAGCAATTCAGGAGTGCCGACATGTTTGCCCTGGACCAGGACTTTAAAACTGTCGCCCATCCCGCCATCCGGCAGAATCAGGGTTTTCAAATTCATCCGCAAAGCCTGCGCCTTTTGTGGGTCGGTTTCGCGACTCTGCAACTCAATCAGCATTTCCAGAAAGCCCAGCCCCATCAGGAACTGGTACTGATGGCCGAAATAAAGTGGCACCAGGCCCCTTTTCCGCCCGGCTTCCTGCAAGGTGGTAAAATCCACATGGGCGGTGATATCCTGCCGTCCCGGTTGCCGATAGGGATCTTCGTTGGTCTGATGTTGCTGATAACAGAGCAATGTGCCGGTTCGCCGCCAGGCAGCAAAGAGTTCTTCCGCCGGGAAGCCGTAATCAATGGTCAGCACAAACCCTTTTTTGACCACCTCCGCAACCTCCACCATCCATTGCCGAGCGGCCAGATTCACCTCACAGCGATTCCCTTCCGCGGGCTCAAGACCAAGAGCTGTAAAGTAATTGCTAATCCGTTCGGTCGATAAGGGACGCAACTCCTCGGCGAAGCCAGCGCCCTGATTAACGACAAAAACTTCCTGCAGGGTTCCGGAATGTTTCTCGATCAGATGCACGGGAAAAGCATCCACCAACTCGTTGCTCAAAAAACAGCCCTGCATCCCCTTGAGCTGGGGCAGAGCACACCACTCCACCCGGCCGGCATCAATGTGCCGGACCAGTTGCTCGGCCTGTTTTTTCTGTAGTGCGGGGCTGATTTCGACGATACGATAGTTCAGCAGGGAATAAAAATCGGGGTAGTCTTCGGCAATTGCATCCAGAATATCCAGCGCCAGATACCCTTCCCCAGCCCCTTGTTCCGCAACGGTGAAGCGTCCTTTGCCAAGCAACTGCCACATCTGTTCCAACTGCTTGGCGAGCAAGCGACCGAAGCAGGAATGGATGCTGGAGGAGGTGAAGAAGTCTCCCTGCTTGCCGATCCGTGGGCAAGCTGCCGAATAGTAGCCATGAACCGGATGGTACAGGGCAAGTTCCATGAACTCGGCAAAGGAGATTCCTCCAGCGGCCTGAATGCGGCTTTGCAGCTGAGAGATGAATTCCGGGTTTTCCTGTTCAGCCATATGCTTGCCTTCCGTTGAAGTTAGTTGGAATAAGGTTTGAATTGCTGATTATAGTCAGCCTGGAGCGGAAAAACAATATACCGGACGATAAGCGTGGCTGACCACGCCGCAGCCCGAAGGTGACCCGCCAACCTGACGGGAAATCACCAGCCCGGACAGGTTTTCCCAGGCCGAGGGGCGCAGCTGGTGACAGCCCTTGAATTCGCCAATAATTCATGTCATTATTGACCGCTGGCAGAAGCTGAGTCGCTTGACAACCCAACCCGCTGGAAACGAACTGGAGAAAATGTTTTATGGCGATTATTACCATTTCCCGTGAAATGGGCAGTGGCGGTATCCCCATCGCTCATCAGGTTGCAAAAGAGCTGGGCTATGAGCTGATTGACGACAGCGCTATTCAAAACGTCGCTTCGGAATATGACTTGACCGATGAGGCTTTGCAGCAAACCGATGAAAAGCCTCCCGCGTTCGTCGAGCACCTGGATCGCCAGAGCGCTCTCGATATGAATCGCATTCAGTTGATCGTGCTGGAACGAGCCTATCAGGGCAATGTTATTATTTACGGCCGCGGTGGACAGGATCTGCTCCCCGGCATCGGCACGGTGATTCGGGTCAGGGTTATCGCCCCCTTTGAAGAGCGGGTCGAACGCTGGGCCGAACGGGAATGGCTCGATCCGGATCTGGCCCGTTCCCTGGTCCGCAAAAGTGATCAGCAACGGGCCGGTTTCATCAAGTACTACTTTGACCGCGACTGGGAAGATCCGCTGCAATATGATCTGGTGATCAATACCTCGCGAACATCGAATGAAACCGCTGTTAAATTGATCAAGGAAGCTGCCAAGGATCCGTACCTGCAGGAGAAATCAGAGCGCTGCAAGGCCCGCATCGCGGATCTGATCATTCAGAAAAAGATTCAGATCGCGCGCTTGGCCGATGAACGCATCAAGGATATCTGGTTCAATATCGAGGTCAATGGCGGCAAAGTGACCCTGACCGGTCACGTTTACAGCGAAGCTGAGCGCAAAGCGGCCCTTGAGGATGCAGAACGGACCGAAGGTGTCGTTGCGGTTGTGGACAAGTTGAAAATCATTCATTATTAGCAGGACAAAGCGACATAAGAAGATCGCTAGATTATTACTGAAACCCATGAAGCGCCGGCGCAGCCGGCGTTTTGTTTAATTTTTCGCATAAGGAGATTTGCGCAGATGTCCGGACATAGTAAATGGGCCAATATCAAGCACCGCAAAGGGGCTCAGGATGCCAAGCGGGGAAAAATTTTCACCAAACTGATCAAAGAAATCACCATTGCCGCCAGGATCGGCGGTGGCGATCTCGAATCCAATGCCAGACTCAGGCTGGCCGTCGACAAAGCCAAACAGTCCAACATGCCGAAAGACAACATTGAGCGGGCGATTAAAAAAGGGACCGGCGATCTTGATGGAGTGACCTACGAAGAGGGGACCTTTGAAGGCTACGGTCCCGGCGGTGTGGCCGTGATCGTTGAATTCATGACTGACAACCGGACCCGAACCGTCGCGGATGTGCGCCATGCCTTCAACAAATATGGTGGCAGCCTGGGTGTCAGTGGTTCGGTGGCCTTCATGTTTGACCGCAAAGGGCAGGTCATTTTCAGCACCGATAACGATTTTGACACCATTTTCGAAGCCGCTCTTGAAGCTGGCGCAGAAGATGTCAGAGAAGAGGATGGCGTCATCGAAGTCATCACCGATCCCGCTGAATTTGAAAATGTCCGCAACACCCTTGAGCAGCAGGGGTTTAAATTTGAATCTGCGGAAGTGACCATGATCCCGCAAAACATGAACCCGGTTGAAGGCAAGCAGGCTGAATCACTCATGAAAATGATTGATGTTCTGGAAGATAACGATGATGTCCAGAATGTTTATGCCAATTTTGACATCTCTGATGAAGAGATGGAAAGGATCATGGGCTGACCGCCTGGGCTATGCGTATTTTAGGCATTGATCCGGGCAGTAAAGCGACCGGTTACGGTTTTATCGAACAGCAGGGCAACCGCTTGCTGCACCTGGATAACGGGGCGATCTTCACCAAAAGTCAGGATGCCCTGGCCCTGCGGTTGCAACGAATTTACCAAGAGCTGTGCGCACTGATTTCCAAATATCAGCCCGAGGCCGTTGCGGTCGAACAGGTGTTCATGGCGCGCAACCCAGCCTCCGCCCTTAAACTGGGGCACGCTCGCGGGGTTGCGTTGTTGGCCGGGATCAATGCCGGGTTACCGGTCTTCGAATACTCGGCCCTGCAGGTTAAAAGTGCTGTGGTCGGCTATGGCCGGGCTGGGAAGAATCAGGTTCAGCAGATGACCAGAACATTGCTGAACCTGCCCGAAATCGCCCAGGAGGATGCCGCCGATGCTCTGGCTGTCGCCATCTGTCATGCCCACAGCCGGCAGCTCAGCGGCAGACTGCAAAACGGAAAATCATTCTGACAGGATGTAATAAAATGATTGCACTACTGACCGGCTCTCTGGCTTACCGAAGCCCCGAACAGATTATTATCGATGTCGGTGGGGTAGGCTATCGCCTGCAGATTCCGCTGTCGACCTTTTACGCTCTTCCCGAGAGCGGCAAGGTCAGTCTGCAGGTCCATACCCATGTTAAAGAGGATGCAATCAATCTGTTCGGCTTTGCCAGCGGGGCGGAAAAAGATCTCTTTGCCCTGCTTATTTCGGTCTCCGGAGTCGGCCCCAGACTGGCCATCACCATCCTTTCCCATATTCCAACCGAAGATCTGGCCATGGCCCTGAGCAGCGGGGACATTCCCAAGCTGACGGCGATTCCCGGAATCGGCAAAAAAAGTGCGGAACGCCTGGTTCTTGAGCTGCAGGACAAAGCCACGGCATACGCGATTTCTGCATCAATCGCCCCGCAGCAAAGTCCGCCCCGGGGCAATACGGATATCCAACAGGATGCCCTCTCGGCCCTGGTCAACCTCGGCTACAAAGAAACCCTGGCCAAACGCGCGCTGAACAACCTGAATTTTCCGGCGGATACCCCTATTGAAGATATTCTCAAGGCTGCTTTGCAGATTTTGCTGAAGTAATGCCGTGGAGCCAGTATGACTGATCGCCTGATAACTCCAGACAGCCAACCGGAAGAAGACCGCTATGAAGCCGGTCTGCGCCCGAAATCGTTGCAGGAATATATCGGTCAGAGCAAGGCAAAAAAGAACCTGCAGGTCTTTATCGATGCCGCCCGCAGACGCAACGAAGCCCTGGACCATGTCCTATTCTTCGGCCCGCCGGGACTGGGGAAAACCACCCTCGCCAACATCATCGCCCTGGAAATGGGGGTCAATATCAAAAGTACCTCCGGTCCGGTTATTGAAAAGACCGGCGATCTGGCCGCAGTGTTGACCAACCTTGAAGAAGGCGATGTCCTGTTCATCGATGAAATCCATCGCTTGTCGCCGGTCGTCGAGGAAATTCTGTACCCGGCGATGGAGGATTATCAGCTCGATATTATGATCGGCCAGGGGCCATCCGCCCGGACCATCAAGCTGGACATTCCCAGATTCACCTTGGTTGGGGCCACCACCCGAGCCGGACTGCTGTCCTCCCCGTTGCGCGACCGTTTCGGGGTTATCAGCCGCCTGGAATTTTACTCCCACGATGAATTGACCACTATTGTCAAACGCAGTGCCGGCATCCTGCGGATTCATATCGATGATGCCGGAGCACGGGAAATCGCCCGCCGCAGCCGGGGCACGCCACGAATTGTCAACCGCCTGTTGCGCCGAGTCCGGGATTTTGCCGAGATCGAAGGGGACGGGACCATCACCCGCGAGTTAGCCGATCATTCGCTGCAGCGCCTGGAAGTCGACAATCAGGGG encodes the following:
- the ruvC gene encoding crossover junction endodeoxyribonuclease RuvC; the protein is MRILGIDPGSKATGYGFIEQQGNRLLHLDNGAIFTKSQDALALRLQRIYQELCALISKYQPEAVAVEQVFMARNPASALKLGHARGVALLAGINAGLPVFEYSALQVKSAVVGYGRAGKNQVQQMTRTLLNLPEIAQEDAADALAVAICHAHSRQLSGRLQNGKSF
- a CDS encoding cytidylate kinase family protein; translated protein: MAIITISREMGSGGIPIAHQVAKELGYELIDDSAIQNVASEYDLTDEALQQTDEKPPAFVEHLDRQSALDMNRIQLIVLERAYQGNVIIYGRGGQDLLPGIGTVIRVRVIAPFEERVERWAEREWLDPDLARSLVRKSDQQRAGFIKYYFDRDWEDPLQYDLVINTSRTSNETAVKLIKEAAKDPYLQEKSERCKARIADLIIQKKIQIARLADERIKDIWFNIEVNGGKVTLTGHVYSEAERKAALEDAERTEGVVAVVDKLKIIHY
- a CDS encoding YebC/PmpR family DNA-binding transcriptional regulator, producing MSGHSKWANIKHRKGAQDAKRGKIFTKLIKEITIAARIGGGDLESNARLRLAVDKAKQSNMPKDNIERAIKKGTGDLDGVTYEEGTFEGYGPGGVAVIVEFMTDNRTRTVADVRHAFNKYGGSLGVSGSVAFMFDRKGQVIFSTDNDFDTIFEAALEAGAEDVREEDGVIEVITDPAEFENVRNTLEQQGFKFESAEVTMIPQNMNPVEGKQAESLMKMIDVLEDNDDVQNVYANFDISDEEMERIMG
- a CDS encoding DUF362 domain-containing protein, with the protein product MIQLPIPQPQQVSLQQQRDYDRPGVRTAIEKLLAPLGGMDAFVKPGQKILLKPNLLAGRSPDKAVTTHPEVVRAVIELCLEAGAEVALGDSPGIGGLETVAHKSGLLEVVKETGIQLAKFEKSVPLAATGTFHKLEVAQDLLDADVIINLPKLKTHQMMGLTCAVKNMFGAVVGLRKPRLHLQAGTDKAFFALMLLELCERLAPQLTIVDAVIGMEGEGPGSGDPVAIGALLAGSNPQAVDTVATALLGMQPHQVWTQQQALLTGRPYASLAELEVLGCSLESLRVKNFRTAKMTDINFGLKGGLKRYLKNTLSARPEPDPSRCKLCNECVKLCPPQAMQISNRKLRIDYGKCIRCFCCQELCPHGALHTRQGLLLKLYSFLNGNRHP
- the ruvA gene encoding Holliday junction branch migration protein RuvA, encoding MIALLTGSLAYRSPEQIIIDVGGVGYRLQIPLSTFYALPESGKVSLQVHTHVKEDAINLFGFASGAEKDLFALLISVSGVGPRLAITILSHIPTEDLAMALSSGDIPKLTAIPGIGKKSAERLVLELQDKATAYAISASIAPQQSPPRGNTDIQQDALSALVNLGYKETLAKRALNNLNFPADTPIEDILKAALQILLK
- a CDS encoding NifU family protein, whose translation is MKERVAEVLDMIRPALQADGGDVELVDVSEEGVVSLKLTGACGSCPMSTMTLKMGIERNLMEQIPEVKEVVQVR
- a CDS encoding class I SAM-dependent methyltransferase is translated as MAEQENPEFISQLQSRIQAAGGISFAEFMELALYHPVHGYYSAACPRIGKQGDFFTSSSIHSCFGRLLAKQLEQMWQLLGKGRFTVAEQGAGEGYLALDILDAIAEDYPDFYSLLNYRIVEISPALQKKQAEQLVRHIDAGRVEWCALPQLKGMQGCFLSNELVDAFPVHLIEKHSGTLQEVFVVNQGAGFAEELRPLSTERISNYFTALGLEPAEGNRCEVNLAARQWMVEVAEVVKKGFVLTIDYGFPAEELFAAWRRTGTLLCYQQHQTNEDPYRQPGRQDITAHVDFTTLQEAGRKRGLVPLYFGHQYQFLMGLGFLEMLIELQSRETDPQKAQALRMNLKTLILPDGGMGDSFKVLVQGKHVGTPELLCSRKIQNISIASGV
- a CDS encoding secondary thiamine-phosphate synthase enzyme YjbQ, which produces MIQELSIQTQQRCQFKEITAEVRKLIKQTGISAGIAVLFVPHTTAAITINENADPDVQTDMVSGFDKLVPLHDNYRHAEGNSAAHIKSSLVGVSETLLIAAGEPVLGTWQGIYFCEFDGPRTRKLYLTIIAG
- the ruvB gene encoding Holliday junction branch migration DNA helicase RuvB; protein product: MTDRLITPDSQPEEDRYEAGLRPKSLQEYIGQSKAKKNLQVFIDAARRRNEALDHVLFFGPPGLGKTTLANIIALEMGVNIKSTSGPVIEKTGDLAAVLTNLEEGDVLFIDEIHRLSPVVEEILYPAMEDYQLDIMIGQGPSARTIKLDIPRFTLVGATTRAGLLSSPLRDRFGVISRLEFYSHDELTTIVKRSAGILRIHIDDAGAREIARRSRGTPRIVNRLLRRVRDFAEIEGDGTITRELADHSLQRLEVDNQGLDFMDRLLLLSLIDKFGGGPVGLDTLAAAIGEERDTIEDVIEPYLIQQGFLNRTPRGRVATETCFKHFQRTPADSGKANGPLFG